A single window of Bradyrhizobium sp. SZCCHNS1050 DNA harbors:
- a CDS encoding MoxR family ATPase, with protein MVVRSNIVGIDSPQALEKALRAAYYLADDGLSTAAYLALALGKPLLLEGAPGVGKTEAAKAIAAVLGRKLIRLQCYEGIDAAAALYEWNYPRQMLAIRQAGEESIDIYGESFLIERPMLACLRAPDATVLLIDEIDRADQEFEAFLLEFLSDFQISIPERGTVRAAERPIVVLTSNRTRDLHEALRRRCVYHWIDYPDAEREARIVMMRASSVAEATARAVVAAVAKLRREPLSKAPGIAEAVDWAEAATLLNQTGARWPDAFKRAIGVALKDEEDLSFIAPRLDALLAEAMT; from the coding sequence ATGGTGGTCCGCAGCAACATCGTCGGCATCGACTCGCCGCAGGCGCTGGAAAAGGCACTGCGCGCGGCGTACTATCTCGCCGATGACGGGCTCTCCACCGCGGCCTATCTCGCGCTCGCGCTGGGCAAGCCATTGCTCTTGGAAGGCGCGCCCGGCGTCGGAAAAACCGAGGCGGCGAAGGCAATCGCCGCGGTGCTCGGCCGCAAGCTGATCCGCCTGCAATGCTACGAAGGTATCGACGCTGCTGCGGCGCTCTACGAGTGGAACTATCCGCGCCAGATGCTCGCGATCCGCCAAGCCGGCGAGGAGAGCATCGACATCTATGGCGAGAGCTTTCTGATCGAGCGGCCGATGCTGGCCTGCCTGCGCGCGCCCGATGCGACCGTGCTGCTGATCGACGAGATCGATCGGGCCGACCAGGAGTTCGAGGCGTTCCTGCTCGAATTTCTCTCCGATTTCCAGATATCGATCCCCGAGCGCGGCACGGTGCGCGCCGCGGAGCGGCCGATCGTGGTGCTGACCTCGAATCGGACCCGTGACCTGCACGAAGCGCTGCGCCGACGCTGTGTCTATCATTGGATCGACTATCCCGATGCGGAGCGCGAGGCGCGCATCGTGATGATGCGGGCCTCCAGTGTTGCCGAAGCGACCGCGCGGGCCGTGGTGGCTGCAGTGGCGAAGCTGCGGCGCGAGCCGCTGAGCAAGGCGCCCGGGATTGCCGAGGCGGTCGATTGGGCGGAGGCGGCGACGCTGCTCAACCAGACCGGCGCGCGCTGGCCCGATGCGTTCAAGCGCGCGATTGGCGTCGCGCTGAAGGATGAGGAGGATCTGTCCTTCATCGCGCCGCGGCTCGACGCGCTGCTCGCGGAGGCGATGACATGA